Proteins encoded in a region of the Bombyx mori chromosome 23, ASM3026992v2 genome:
- the LOC119630370 gene encoding uncharacterized protein LOC119630370 has product MTTVNFKLILTISLLISNVFAFERVPCDLSDVVCTTQASVNIYHNIVNGKPEFGIDRNDPLHRDSIQSISQRLNYTLTNAYLYGLKHCAIHQLKFNMNELTWEFYLTCPRLILEADYDIKGEIMSLNIDGNGPCRIVYDNYIIGLTGGLQLYNGPNENSYIHVTEFKMSYLDVRGLATYQFNNLYNSDPERAFIMSNLLNANWQRVTAATQEPAMYAVFEKFIESVNKYLKHVPIKQLFARTVL; this is encoded by the exons cGTTCGAACGCGTTCCTTGCGACTTAAGCGATGTGGTGTGCACGACGCAAGCTTCCGTCAACATATACCACAATATAGTTAATGGTAAACCAGAATTCGGAATAGATCGTAATGATCCTCTGCATCGGGACTCAATACAATCGATCTCCCAACGCCTGAACTATACGTTAACAAATGCATATTTGTACGGATTGAAGCATTGTGCTATTCATCAACTGAA ATTTAACATGAACGAATTAACATGGGAATTTTACTTGACATGCCCTCGTCTCATTCTGGAAGCTGACTATGATATTAAAGGTGAAATAATGTCACTCAATATAGATGGAAATGGACCTTGCAGAATTGTTTATG ATAACTACATAATCGGGTTAACTGGAGGATTGCAGCTCTACAATGGCCCAAACGAGAACTCTTACATACACGTAACAGAGTTTAAAATGAGTTATTTGGATGTAAGAGGACTCGCCACATATCAATTCAACAATTTGTACAATTCAGATCCTGAACGAG CATTTATCATGAGTAATCTTCTCAACGCGAACTGGCAGAGAGTGACCGCAGCAACACAAGAGCCTGCAATGTATGCGGTATTCGAAAAGTTCATCGAAAGCGTCAATAAATACTTAAAGCACGTGCCCATAAAACAGCTGTTTGCTAGAACAGTCCTTTGA
- the LOC101736744 gene encoding circadian clock-controlled protein daywake yields the protein MLKLTLFTIFSAIFCAETCYGLDIKKCKEEDIKCVTANSQALYDLTIKGDPNLEIEPADPIYHNSIDGNLSIIKYTLTNTSITGYKKCKLNYAQLSLAKSFLEFNLLCPEIQVHGLYEIDGRLIVLPVQGKGDFKLDARQYNITIHAEIKTVNGNDGKSYLAVKNFNINADIIDGIDFDLTNLFNGQKELAEPVLQFARENWKEVAKELQGPILNIAIKRLIKNLNKLLKTVPVDQMLISN from the exons ATGCTAAAGTTAACATTATTCACCATATTTAGTGCTATTTTTTGTGCCGAAACTTGTTACG GCCTcgacataaaaaaatgtaaagagGAGGATATCAAATGCGTCACAGCGAATTCGCAAGCCCTTTATGATTTGACAATTAAAGGTGATCCCAATTTGGAAATAGAACCTGCAGATCCCATTTATCATAATTCGATTGATGGGAATCTTTCTATAATCAAATACACCCTAACAAACACTTCAATTACGGGATATAAGAAATGTAAACTTAACTATGCTCA GTTGTCTTTGGCAAAATCTTTTCTGGAATTCAACTTACTTTGTCCGGAAATCCAAGTACACGGCTTATACGAAATTGATGGTAGACTTATTGTTTTACCAGTGCAAGGCAAAGGAGACTTTAAGCTCGATGCCC GCCAGTATAACATCACGATACATGCTGAAATCAAAACAGTCAATGGTAATGACGGAAAATCTTATTTAGCGGTgaagaattttaatattaacgcTGACATCATTGACGGAATCGATTTTGATTTGACTAACCTTTTCAACGGACAAAAAGAATTAG CGGAACCAGTCTTGCAGTTCGCACGTGAAAATTGGAAGGAAGTAGCGAAAGAACTCCAGGGCCCGATCCTAAATATAGCTATCAAGCGCCTTATCAAAAACTTAAACAAGCTTTTGAAAACTGTGCCAGTCGACCAGATGCTTATATCTAATTAA